A single window of Chitinophaga sp. XS-30 DNA harbors:
- a CDS encoding M1 family metallopeptidase, whose translation MRKSIFPAMLLLLGATVATAQPDRWQQRVKYKMDIRMDVQAHRFTGTQRLEYTNNSPDTLFRVYYHLYWNAFQPGSMMDVRSQELGKIALGRDAKGNMRYDWDARVRDRISALQPDEIGYQKISSLKMDGRQQAYRTEETILVVELDRPILPRSRVVFDMAFEAQVPQQIRRSGRNNKEGIDYSMAQWYPKLCEYDREGWHPTPYIAREFYGVWGDFDVSITIDKKYVLAGTGYLQNPNTIGYGYEQDGAKVVRPQGSTLTWRFLAPNVHDFVWAADPDYKHIKKQIDGFTAHFFYQENDTTRQTWPQLAEMIPAAYDYIKKHFGPYPYKQYSFIQGGDGGMEYPMATLIMGNGNMRGLYGVSIHEWMHSWYQGMLATNESLYPWMDEGFTTFAEDNTIGNTVDSLKGQWHLAKAYNSYFSLVRSGYEEPMSTHADHYSTNYAYGTSSYSKGAVFLEQLGYVIGVKQRDAGLLRYYRDWRFKHPDAHDFIRVMEKESGLQLDWYLQYMMNTTKHIDYSLDSVYQNDNGKAVVRLRRTGEFPMPVDLVVELGNGSKEMHYIPLTLMFGGKQQEDPSMKFVVHDGWKWTHPTYTVTLDIPLSELKSVEIDPGKRMADINRGDNRAESR comes from the coding sequence ATGAGAAAATCAATATTCCCGGCCATGCTGTTGCTGCTGGGAGCAACAGTTGCAACCGCCCAGCCGGACCGCTGGCAGCAACGGGTAAAGTACAAGATGGATATCCGCATGGATGTGCAGGCGCACCGCTTTACGGGCACACAACGGCTGGAATACACGAATAATTCGCCGGACACCCTGTTCCGGGTGTACTATCACTTATACTGGAATGCCTTTCAGCCGGGCAGTATGATGGATGTGCGCAGCCAGGAGCTGGGAAAAATAGCCTTGGGAAGAGACGCAAAAGGAAATATGCGGTACGACTGGGACGCCCGTGTCAGGGACCGCATTTCAGCACTGCAGCCGGACGAGATCGGTTATCAGAAGATCAGCTCCCTGAAAATGGATGGCCGCCAGCAGGCATACCGCACGGAGGAAACGATCCTCGTTGTGGAGCTGGACCGGCCCATTCTGCCCAGGAGCAGGGTGGTGTTCGATATGGCATTTGAAGCGCAGGTGCCGCAGCAGATCCGTCGCAGCGGCCGCAACAACAAGGAAGGTATTGACTACTCCATGGCGCAATGGTATCCCAAGCTTTGTGAATATGACCGTGAGGGCTGGCATCCCACCCCTTACATTGCCCGCGAGTTCTACGGCGTCTGGGGGGATTTTGACGTGAGTATTACCATCGATAAAAAATATGTGCTGGCCGGTACCGGTTATCTGCAAAACCCGAATACCATCGGCTACGGCTATGAACAGGATGGCGCCAAAGTAGTCCGCCCACAGGGCAGCACCCTCACCTGGCGCTTCCTCGCGCCCAACGTACATGATTTCGTATGGGCCGCGGACCCGGATTACAAACACATCAAAAAACAGATAGACGGCTTCACGGCACATTTCTTCTACCAGGAAAATGATACCACCAGGCAAACCTGGCCGCAGCTGGCGGAAATGATCCCCGCAGCTTACGACTACATCAAAAAACACTTCGGTCCCTATCCTTACAAACAATATTCCTTCATCCAGGGTGGCGATGGCGGCATGGAATATCCCATGGCCACGCTCATCATGGGTAACGGCAATATGCGCGGTCTATACGGCGTATCCATTCATGAATGGATGCACAGCTGGTACCAGGGCATGCTGGCTACAAACGAAAGCCTCTACCCCTGGATGGATGAAGGCTTCACCACATTTGCAGAAGACAATACGATCGGCAATACGGTGGATTCTCTGAAAGGCCAATGGCATCTGGCAAAAGCCTACAACTCGTATTTCTCGCTGGTCAGAAGCGGGTATGAGGAACCCATGAGCACGCATGCGGACCACTACAGCACCAACTACGCATACGGCACCAGCTCCTATTCCAAAGGCGCCGTATTCCTCGAACAGCTGGGGTACGTGATCGGTGTGAAACAACGGGATGCGGGACTGTTGCGGTATTACCGCGACTGGCGTTTCAAACATCCCGATGCGCATGATTTCATCCGGGTAATGGAAAAGGAAAGCGGCTTGCAGCTGGATTGGTACCTGCAATACATGATGAACACCACCAAGCATATCGATTATTCGCTGGACAGCGTTTACCAGAACGACAACGGCAAAGCGGTGGTACGGCTGCGCAGGACGGGAGAATTTCCCATGCCGGTAGACCTGGTGGTGGAACTGGGCAACGGCAGCAAGGAAATGCATTACATCCCGCTGACGCTCATGTTCGGCGGCAAACAGCAGGAAGACCCCTCCATGAAATTTGTGGTGCATGACGGCTGGAAGTGGACGCATCCAACGTACACGGTTACACTGGATATTCCCCTGTCTGAACTGAAAAGTGTGGAGATAGATCCCGGCAAGCGAATGGCGGATATCAACCGGGGGGATAACAGGGCGGAGAGCCGGTAG
- a CDS encoding DinB family protein, translating to MNKTTIKSILVESFTGFTNFTDTLSDHRFMVSPEGKWSAGQQLDHLIRSVKPVNTVLGFPRIFLRFFGKPALPSRSYEQVEDMYKLALEKGRATTRPYIPPVTSAAQRHVLQLQFHQQKDRLLLQLGQWAENDLDKYQVSHPLTGKLTIRELLYFTACHNQHHLQLLQQREQKDLPWAVQLERALS from the coding sequence ATGAACAAAACAACCATCAAATCTATCCTGGTTGAAAGCTTTACCGGCTTCACCAATTTCACCGATACCCTCTCAGATCACCGTTTCATGGTCTCCCCTGAAGGAAAATGGTCCGCAGGGCAGCAGCTGGACCATCTCATCCGCAGCGTAAAACCCGTCAATACCGTCCTGGGGTTCCCCCGCATATTCCTTCGTTTCTTCGGCAAACCGGCCCTCCCCTCCCGTTCTTACGAACAGGTTGAAGATATGTACAAACTCGCGCTGGAGAAAGGGCGTGCCACAACCCGGCCTTATATTCCGCCGGTAACATCGGCCGCACAACGCCACGTACTGCAGCTACAGTTCCATCAGCAGAAAGACCGCCTGCTGTTGCAGCTCGGTCAATGGGCGGAAAATGACCTGGATAAATACCAGGTATCCCATCCCCTGACGGGCAAACTGACCATCCGTGAGCTGCTGTATTTCACCGCCTGCCACAATCAGCATCATCTGCAGCTCCTTCAGCAACGGGAGCAGAAAGACCTGCCCTGGGCAGTGCAGCTGGAAAGGGCATTGTCCTGA
- a CDS encoding type II toxin-antitoxin system HigB family toxin — protein sequence MVIISRKALSDFSEDQPESSDALLAWFRKTCEADWSRFSDVKETFNSVDYVGNDLYVFDIRGNRYRLIARIIFSVRTVFIRWIGTHADYDRLKIERL from the coding sequence ATGGTAATAATAAGTAGAAAAGCGCTCAGCGACTTTTCAGAAGACCAACCGGAATCATCAGACGCTTTATTGGCATGGTTTAGAAAAACATGTGAAGCAGACTGGAGCCGTTTTAGCGATGTAAAAGAAACCTTTAACAGCGTTGATTATGTAGGTAACGATCTTTATGTTTTCGATATAAGAGGAAACAGGTATCGTCTGATCGCGAGGATCATTTTCAGTGTGCGGACAGTTTTTATCCGGTGGATAGGAACGCATGCCGACTATGACAGATTAAAAATAGAACGATTGTAG
- a CDS encoding RNA polymerase sigma factor gives MNEWLSIQKSMAAAEQNERIRQTVEKERKRLLHFIRKRVDNVADAEDILQDVLFQFTQYLRLGTDIDSLTGWLFAVTRNRITDWFRKKREDRFSDTVMHSAEGDGPLYLADILPDTSAQADEPLVRKIMAEAIMEATEELPENQRYVFLQHEVEGRSFKEIAAETGIPVNTLLSRKRYAVLFLRERLSQMYQDLLNN, from the coding sequence ATGAACGAGTGGCTTTCCATACAAAAATCCATGGCAGCAGCGGAACAAAACGAACGCATCAGGCAGACGGTGGAAAAGGAACGCAAACGGCTCCTCCATTTCATCCGGAAACGGGTGGATAATGTGGCCGATGCGGAAGACATCCTCCAGGATGTACTGTTCCAGTTCACCCAGTATCTTCGCCTGGGCACGGATATCGACTCGCTTACCGGCTGGCTCTTTGCCGTGACACGCAACCGTATCACTGACTGGTTCCGCAAAAAACGGGAAGACCGGTTCTCGGACACGGTCATGCATTCCGCGGAAGGTGACGGTCCCCTGTATCTGGCCGACATCCTGCCGGACACCTCGGCCCAGGCGGACGAGCCGCTGGTGCGGAAGATCATGGCTGAAGCCATCATGGAAGCCACGGAAGAACTCCCGGAAAATCAACGTTATGTGTTCCTGCAGCACGAAGTGGAAGGGCGCTCCTTTAAAGAGATCGCAGCGGAAACCGGCATACCGGTAAATACCCTGCTCTCCCGCAAACGCTACGCCGTGCTCTTCCTCCGGGAAAGGCTCTCGCAAATGTACCAGGACCTGTTGAACAATTAA
- the rsmG gene encoding 16S rRNA (guanine(527)-N(7))-methyltransferase RsmG produces the protein MEVLLKYFSDFTPKQLDQFRSLEPLYREWNDKINVISRKDIDALYEKHVLHSLAIAAVTELPDGLQVLDLGTGGGFPGIPLAIFFPEVQFHLVDSIGKKIKVVEAVAEGLNLGNVTTAHSRAEEIRNRKFDLVVSRAVAPLKDLWHWSKPLLKKGAPADRPSGLICLKGGDLDLEISESGCRPRMVNIHKIFPEEYFQEKFVVAVK, from the coding sequence ATGGAGGTTTTACTAAAATATTTCAGCGATTTTACACCGAAGCAGCTGGACCAGTTCCGGTCGCTCGAACCGCTGTACCGGGAATGGAACGACAAGATCAATGTCATATCCCGCAAGGATATCGACGCCCTGTATGAGAAACATGTGCTGCATTCCCTGGCGATAGCCGCGGTAACGGAACTGCCGGACGGCCTGCAGGTGCTGGACCTGGGCACGGGCGGAGGGTTCCCCGGTATTCCGCTGGCTATCTTCTTCCCTGAAGTACAGTTCCACCTGGTGGACTCCATCGGCAAAAAGATCAAAGTGGTGGAGGCGGTTGCCGAAGGACTGAACCTGGGGAACGTGACCACAGCGCATTCCCGTGCAGAGGAGATCAGGAACCGTAAATTCGACCTGGTGGTTTCCCGTGCTGTTGCCCCACTGAAAGACCTCTGGCACTGGAGCAAGCCCCTGCTCAAAAAAGGCGCTCCGGCAGACCGGCCATCCGGGTTGATCTGCCTCAAAGGCGGCGACCTGGACCTGGAGATATCCGAGAGCGGATGCCGCCCCCGGATGGTGAATATCCATAAGATATTTCCGGAAGAATACTTCCAGGAGAAGTTTGTTGTAGCCGTAAAATAA
- a CDS encoding helix-turn-helix transcriptional regulator, translating into MHQIDRLMKKGESNLTNADIKELQKFIDAVKKFEDEHYSLPKPQTLLGMLELKMFEMKMNQKEMAVFLGIAASKFSQILNKKRNPDIEFLKIIYIKLKIDPKFILDHI; encoded by the coding sequence ATGCATCAGATCGACAGGCTGATGAAGAAGGGTGAAAGCAATTTAACCAACGCCGATATCAAAGAATTACAGAAATTCATCGATGCCGTTAAAAAATTTGAAGATGAACATTATTCCTTACCCAAACCGCAAACGCTTTTAGGCATGCTGGAGCTGAAAATGTTCGAAATGAAAATGAATCAAAAGGAAATGGCTGTTTTCCTCGGGATTGCTGCGTCCAAGTTTTCTCAAATTCTGAATAAGAAAAGAAATCCGGATATTGAATTTCTGAAAATAATCTATATAAAACTGAAAATTGACCCAAAATTCATCCTGGACCATATTTAA
- a CDS encoding glycosyltransferase, whose translation MSDNLGTIVFYCFAAAAGIQTLYYLFFFSRVAFYNRKFEEEHPPEEQLSVVICAKNEERSLPKNLPTVLQQRYHHQQQPSYEVIVVNDNSEDDSKYYLASIEKGYSHYRHIEIKQPAQFIPGKKYPLSIGIKGAQYDTVVLTDADCKPGSIYWLSMMSQGFENGREIVLGYGPYYKRPGFLNKVIRYETYFSALQYLSFAMSGIPYMGVGRNLAYRKELFFRHKGFTAHQNLASGDDDLFVNRAANGGNVGVVINKLAFTYSEPKTRWKYWFAQKTRHMSTGKHYKFGHKLLLGLFSLSHFLFYPALVAALFYPPMLMLTLYILGGKILIQSAITFLALRKLDEKDLFWYSGLMDILMFLYYIIFTPALFFNKGRSKWK comes from the coding sequence ATGTCAGATAACCTGGGGACTATCGTTTTTTACTGTTTCGCCGCAGCTGCGGGCATACAGACGCTTTATTACCTGTTCTTCTTTTCAAGAGTGGCTTTCTATAACCGGAAGTTCGAAGAGGAACATCCTCCCGAAGAACAGCTTTCCGTTGTCATTTGCGCGAAGAACGAGGAACGCAGTCTTCCCAAAAACCTGCCGACGGTTTTGCAGCAGCGTTATCATCATCAGCAGCAGCCTTCTTATGAAGTGATCGTGGTGAATGACAATTCGGAGGATGACTCCAAATATTACCTAGCCTCTATTGAAAAGGGGTATTCCCACTACCGGCATATCGAGATCAAGCAGCCGGCGCAGTTCATCCCCGGCAAGAAATATCCTTTGTCCATCGGGATCAAAGGGGCGCAGTACGATACTGTGGTGCTGACGGATGCGGATTGCAAGCCGGGCAGCATTTACTGGCTGTCCATGATGTCCCAGGGCTTCGAGAACGGCAGGGAGATCGTGCTGGGTTATGGTCCGTATTACAAGCGGCCCGGCTTTCTGAACAAGGTGATCCGGTATGAGACGTATTTTTCCGCACTGCAATACCTGTCCTTCGCCATGTCCGGCATTCCCTACATGGGTGTGGGACGGAACCTGGCTTACCGCAAGGAGCTGTTCTTCCGGCATAAGGGATTCACGGCGCACCAGAACCTGGCTTCGGGGGATGACGACCTGTTCGTGAACCGGGCGGCCAACGGCGGCAATGTGGGCGTGGTCATCAACAAGCTGGCCTTTACCTACTCGGAGCCGAAGACGCGCTGGAAATACTGGTTCGCCCAAAAGACCCGCCACATGTCTACCGGCAAACATTACAAGTTCGGGCATAAACTGCTGCTGGGCCTCTTTTCCCTTTCCCATTTCCTGTTCTATCCGGCGCTGGTGGCAGCGCTGTTCTATCCGCCCATGCTGATGCTCACCCTGTACATCCTCGGCGGCAAGATACTGATACAGTCCGCGATCACCTTCCTGGCGCTCAGGAAGCTGGACGAGAAGGACCTGTTCTGGTACAGCGGGCTGATGGATATCCTCATGTTCTTATATTATATTATCTTCACGCCCGCATTGTTCTTCAACAAAGGAAGGAGCAAGTGGAAATAA